In the genome of Passer domesticus isolate bPasDom1 chromosome 2, bPasDom1.hap1, whole genome shotgun sequence, the window tattttatttcctctttcacACATaagcttcattaaaaaaaaatatatatgtattatgCTGCAATTTACTTCTACTGATAATAAAGTCATGAAGACACATAAGTATCAACATTCAAGGCATAAAAGGCATAAAAGTACAAGACACAGCAAACTAGTTCAACTGTTATATTctcacagaggaaaaagaacagattaaaaacaaagaaccaaaccaaagtTTTGATTAATGTTTAGATCTATTTTATGAaattaaaatcaattaaaatcAGGTTTGGTAGGCTTGTTTTCTATatcagaaatattaaaaatatttcttctcattagaagacaaaataaaagGTAAAATCACCCTACAGGACAAAGCCTTTGTATTTTGTGGTCCTCTACATTTTTTACATCATCCTAAAAATACCCTGAGGTGCACTGAACTACACAGGCAACCTAAAATAGTCCAACGTGGGCATTCAGGAGCGCTACAAGCAACTAAACAGCACTGAACAGCTCAGTAACACTTTTTAAAGTGAATTATATAAACTAATTTAGCATAAAAGACAGAGACAAGAGAAACACCACTGGCATCCACCACATTTCGGTCAACGTTACCTGAATCTCTCACAGCTTTCCAAAGATGGTGCTCCAACAGCACAGTCCTTATCTTGCCGGCGGCTTCCCCCGCTGACAGCCGCAGGCACAGGCGTGTTCCCAAGGCTGTGTCACGCACTGCCAACATCCCCACACCACACCGGGAGCGATCACACACCCGACAGCTGCAGCCCGAGCACAAAGAGTGCACCACGCAGCCCTTACGTAAGGGAGCAATTTTGGAACAGCCAGAGACACCCCCCAAGGGAGCTCCAAGCACAAAGGAACCAACTCGGGAGCACTGTTTACTAAATAAATAGTGGCAGGGTGTTTGCAACTCCTCACTGGTACTAAAAAGTAACCGAAGAGCACAAAGCCATTCTTCAGAGCTGAAAGGGTCttccaggagaaaaaattaTCAAGGGGAAGGGGTGCTTTTGCAGCTGTGGTATAGGAATGCTCCCGTTGGAATGCAGAACTGTAACAAGGTACATAACCCTCAAAATCCTAACCCCACGACCCTGCTGTCACCCTGCATAAATACAAACATACCACTCCTCCATATCCCAGATGTCCATTCATTCACTGGATGAAAACACTGTCGTGGGACCAAACACAGGTATCTAAGACTTCTCTTTTTCAGACTGCAATCAAATCAGGACAGAAGCCGTCTCTTACTTTACAcattttttagaaaaattaGACTTCAATCTCAACTGGGTTTTCTAGGTGttgccaaaaaataataaattattgtaCCAAAACTTTAAACAAGCCCTACAAAGAAGTGAGAGTCTCTGTGCCATAGTTAGCAGAAGAAATTAAAGGGAGCTCTTCTACTTGTataaaaaactcaccagggcctGATACACACTTTTAAAGCAAAATTCAGTAATGCTAATGAGTGATTTATAAAATAGTGCTGCAAACTGGCTGGACAGACTGAGAATTTGCTTAAAATGTTATAATCTTTTCTAAAAGAAGTATCAAAAGGGATGATTTTTCACCCAGTAAAAATTGTACACAAAGTATTAGACTCTCTGCAATGATAAGGGccaaatcccacccagctctcctcagctcctccccCATTTACGGAGGATAATGTCTCATACAAAACTTTAACATATGGGCTTggattttaaataatgaaacaatgagaaatgcagaaatatcAAATGagaccaccaaaaaaaaaaacctaaaaaaaaaacaccaacaaaaaaaccccaaaaaacaacaaggACTAAAATGTAATGTAAGAACACAAGTAAGACTGGTAAAATTCTGTGCTTTCCCTCCTTAACACCCAGGAGCTGGAAATAAATGTTACATTCAGAGAAGAGATGCATGTGAGAAGTCTGAGCTTTACATTACCCCACACAAATTAATACAATGTGAGTGCTGCAACTAGTGATACCTCTGAACATCACCTTTGCAAACAAATACTGTCTTTCGACAGAGCCAAACTCCAAATGGAGTTTGTAACACATAACTCCAAATCTAGAAACATGTATTTTACATTCAGAATATCAACAATTACTGCACATTAGATTATAGAGGGACTTACTGTACTGCATCTTTTTCCTTGAGAtttttttgattttgattttttttctcttcaataaaaaaatattactttggGCATAAAACTTTCCAGGCTTAGGGacgaagaaaagcaaaaaaattgaACGTATTTTACTTCTCCCAACACCTAGAAAGAAcccaaaacattttcagaattttatttCAACTTGAAGTTAAGGAAGCAACTGATTGCATGTGGTTTTAACTCTATCAACTCAATTAGAATGCAAATAAATGGACAACATCTTTCAGCTCAATTTTAAAATCGGAAGCCTGGAAACTTCTATCAAGTGAAATCTAGGTCTTTCTGAGTAAGTGTGCTAGTGTTCTGTTTGGAATCACTTCTATTTAAGTTCTGGACAGAAAGTGAATGACAAAATGAAGTACAAATAAGGAtaatttattacattttataAGGAATTCATTAGAATATTTACAAAGCTCAAGTCAGGAAGATCAgtctttttaaataattattttaagacattttctttcttattgCTCTCTTACTCcgtgatttcttttttctgccttcAAACACAGGTTTGGCAGTCACCATGACTACGTTTCCCAGGTCTTCATCCTCACCACTTGAACTACTGcacccttttttctctttatggTCTGCTGTCTCTGTTGCAGATgtgtttttcctccttttgctcTTGCCTAAATCTCTGCCTTTGGATTCGTCCACTGAGGAGTCACTAGAAGTTTCTGAAAGATGCAAATTTCCAATAAAACCACCTCcatataaaaattcttttctgGAATCTgaatgttttcttctctttccactCTGTACTTTTGTTGCTGCAGCTTGATTTGCACCACCTGTGGTACCTTgccctttccttttcccaggCTGTTTAAGCTCCGTCTccgtgacagcagcagcctcctgaaTTTCATCAtctgcttccttttcctttctcttcagaCAAGTCACGGCTCTGCGCAGTCTCTGGCTTTTAATGGCTTGTTTTTCATGCTGTTCTAGTCTGAAGAATGAATCGATTCGAAGCTGAGTCtatcaaaataaaacagaaacacaGTTGAATGTTTTTGTGGGAATTCAGTTGTTAGCTATATTATAAAGCATCTGAAACAAAAGCAGGACAAAGGAGTAACAAAATTGATACATACGCACACAGATGTGAACAGTAAGACACACCATTACAGTAATACCCATAGTTTATAATAAATTAGGCAACAAGAACTTTTACAGAAATTAATAATTAGCAAACTCCAGTGAGATTTCATAAATATTGCACTGTTGGTGATTAGACATATGTTGCTATTGTCAACCCTAATACAGAGAATCTCTGTAGTGCTCTTAAGTCTGTCCTCACAAACACATCCTTAGCTTCCAGCTGTGAAAGCAGAATGTTTACTAAGTAAATGATAGTAAGTAAGTGCACTTCACATTTCTGCCTCCGAGTGCAAGAACACGCAGGCGTTTGACTCAGGCTCATTGCACCACATGCTGCTACAGAATAAAGACTGAAGAGTAGAACTAACAGTACTCACACAGTGTGGATTTGTGCTATTCAACCACAGCTAGGCTTTTTGTATAGGCTAAGCCAGTCCTCTACTTTATCCCTAACATTGCCTAGGAGAGACAGATTCTTCCAAAGGATATTCCAGTCAACCTGAAAGTATATGCATATAATTACAGGGCTTTCACTCCACTCAGTGACACAGAGAAGGTAGAACACTGATTTAGACAATGTATCTATCTTGTGTAtggcaagaggaaaaaagaatctAACATTGGGGATCAATTTTACAAACTACTTTGACAGCTACCACAGTGGGCATCACCATTCACTTTCAAGTGCTAATAAAGCTGACAGAATATTTACTTGGAAATTAGAGTACCATTACTAATGGGCACTTGCTCAACAGTTCAGTCCGCACTCTTCTCAAAGGATGTGTACAGAAACAAATGGGCAGTATCACTCCACCAAAATCTCAGGGGCACTCTTATATACACTTTATGAAGTGTTTATGGAACACTGTCTTCTAGAAGTACTGAAGTTGCTTGAGGTACCTGTAGCTTGACTGTGTCCAGAAAAAACAGCAGCCTGGACTTGAGATGGGTGCTTGATAGGTAAGGAAATTTGAAACCAGTGTCTGAAATTATGCAGAGTCCCTCACAGCATACTCAAATCATACAGAAATGAAGTCTAAAGAAGCAAGCTTAGTGACTTTAAAAACCAAAGCCCAGCTTCTGAGAAAGATATTTTACTTCAAAGCCTTGCtgttctttttaaaatgcttttctcaCAATTTTCCTGTTATTCTTAAACTATAGGTAGATTTTCACCTGCTGCAAGTTCAGTTGTTTCATCACAGGCAAAAGGATCCCATCTATCTTTGTCCTAGTCCAGCCAAAGTGATCCTTGCAGAATGTGCAGAAAGTTAAGGAACTTGACAAAATGGCTACTACTGGTATTTTGCACacacataaaatgaaaattcctGAAGTAAACGATGTTGAGGAAAGTTGCTCCACTTCAAAGCTTTTTCTACTACAAAATCAGACAAAAGACTCTCAGTTAAAACAACATATCACAATCACACTGCTCCATCTCCATTAGTTGCAGAACTTTTTCTCTAACATCAACATTTCCAAAAGCATGTCTCAGTGAAGACAGAACTCATTTTGCTAAATGGTATTGCCATAGCACAAAATGCCTATAAATATGCCTTATTTTTACACTTGTACCTACGAGAAGTTTCATTTACTATTTAAAACACTATTAGCTCTGCATTTATTGCCATCTACTTTTCAACAGTTTGCTGCAGCTCAGACTGCAACTGAAGCAAGAAGTAGACGGTATTGGAAGAAACACAAGGAATAACTAGGGTTAAGTGCAGACTGAAACACCATTTCTGTCTAGACTTCAAGACTTATTTGTGAAAAAGGGCAAACATTCCGAGAGAGTGTGCAAACAATCCCACTTAAAgagcagaaacaggcacaggaCAGTTACAGAAATATAATATCACAACAAACTGGTCAGTTCAGCTACAAGATTCTCTTTGCATGCAAAGTGAGGCAGCCCACTCTGTCAGGAGGGCAAGCAGCCCTGACTGCCACACATGCATGGCTGCATCCCCTTCTATTCCAGAGCTGGTATCATTTTAGGGGAGCACATACTATGGGCTTGGGGCCCCTCACAACAAAGAGATGTTAAGAACTTGACACTCCATTACTGACTCCTTATGAACTTTTCAGTACTTTCACCTAACAAGTAAAAGGATATTCTCTGATCTGCTCAACATCAGGCTTTCCCCAGATGAATGAACCCCTTGACTCATCCACCACAGGCTTCAGGTATGCTTCTGCCACTGCTGGATTTGGGAAACCTGAATAAAGCTGCAGATCCCGCAGTTTCTTCTTGACTTTGGTGTCATGTGGATTAGGCATCACTTTCTTATTCTTCTGAGCTTCATTCCACCACTCactgaaaaacagagaaaattattaatctgcctcataaaataaaatttgaaatatcAAGAGCCACCATACTAATTTCAATGGCCTTAGTCTTCCTACTTCAATTACTACAAGAGATGATGTACAAAACATCCAAATGAAAGATGGCCAaagggcattaaaaaaaaatcttaaaagcagaaaagacaaaacataCACATTAAATGCAGCTATTGTAAGCCAAAGCAGCACTATCACCTGGATTCCCCATAAGCTGCTAACGAGAAGGTCCCAGTTTTAGCCTCACTTGCAGAGGATGTTCCACACACAATGATCATTTTTAGAGGGTTTTTGGTatgcaaggaaaagaaaaaaagacttcTAACTATCCTTGCTATAGCCAATACAGCTGCCTTAGCCCTCTTCAGATCTTGTTCTTGCCTACACCCTACCTGCCTGCCTCCTTCCACGTCATTCATTCCTCAGTCAAGTCCCCTCTCTCTATGAGCAAAATACAGCAACCTCCCACCAAACCAGGGAGAATGAACCTCTGCTCCACTATGGATCCACCTCTCCAATAAACTCTGAGGCAGATGCACAATTCTACAGCTGTTCTGCTGTCTTTGTCTCACTGTGATTGCTATATCAACTTGTCACCTCATCTACTGTCATTCCAAATAGTGACATAATGGAGACATGTTGTACAGCCTACTTAGTCCCATTAATGATGCTCCCATTAATCAATGATGGTCATATGTTTTGCTGCATACTTAAGCATCAGAAAAGCACATTTACTAATAATCACAATATGGAGATCCAAAAAAGCAAATCATAATGAAGCATACGCGAATTTTATGAGAGGTTCCAAGCCATGCCCAGGAAATTCATTTAAAATCTCCATCGCTGTTACAAAGCCAACATTTGGGATGCCCTCAGTGTAGTCACTTCCAAGCAAGTATGCCAAATTAATTAGCTTACTTCTGTCCAACCCTGAAAAAGAAAGTGTATGGATTCAGTATCTATTatcttacaaaataaaaaatattatcagAAAGGCAAAAACTGAAAGGAACACAAAGGCATTAACTccataaaattatatttaattcaACAGCAGCATTTGCTAAGTTATATTCTGGAGCAGTATCAATATACTCCTGTGCTAGCTCAAGCACTAATAATTGTGCTAATTTGGCAAATATATCTTGCCAAAACGAAAATGTTACAACGGACATCAGGAGgcatttttttcatggaaatgaTTGTTAAACATTAGAATGGACTGTGCAGtaaggtggtggagtcaccatccctggaagtgtccaagaaaCAACTGGATGTGttactcagtgccatggtctagttgacaaggtggtgatcAGACAAAcattggacttgatgatctcagagatctttttttttttctcagagatatttttccaacctaaaaattCTTTGATTCTGTAATTTCAAAATTCGGGGTTGTTACAagatatttttttacatttattacaTCCAGTTACtgttctgttttcatttaatgCTGACCTGAATTGAGTAATGCCAGAATCAAATAAAATCATTCTGTTTGAATTCTAGTCCATAATACCAATGCCTCTGCTTCCTAGAAGTGTTCCTCAACTGGTAGCCTTTTGCTCTGTGCTAGTACAGTTACTAAGTACACCAGAAGAGCTTGTGAAACAGCCAGAAAGAAGGAAGAACTCAGCTGACCACTTCCACTTGATAGGCTGTAAGGTCTGAGGCAACCATACTGACTTTTAGTGGCCACCTTCAAGAGTCtggatgtgaaaaaaaaaaatttaaaattccatGCAGCAAAGGAGGGATGTGAGTCTAAACACGCAAAGCAAGACCATCATTATGTTAGTCATGACATCCATCAGCTGTCCAGACAGAAGAATTTCTGCAATGCATGGGAAAGGAGAAGCACAAGACTGATGatgaatattttttcccaataaataaataaatatttggctTATCACATTAAAACCAGTTAAAAATCACAGACGTGAAATCCTTTCCAATTAAGCCACAGTAGCATACTTAAGTAGggcaaaattatttcattcaaTTTGCTGGAAGAAACCAAAGTTACATTTTTCATCACATAAAAATGTTATGAAATTTTACATGCTACTATTTCAAAGTCTATAGCCTCTCAAATTGAAAATGTCAAAACTGATTATAAGAGTTCTGCTCAAGACATAATAACAAGTTTAAATTGGCTCATATTTTGCCTAATACTTTATGTGACACTGAAGCTTAGTAGTTCAACAAAACTGGCAACAATTTGATTAGACTAGCTCAAGAGCAatcagacagaagaaaaaaatctttcagtgTCAACTATATGATAAATATTTTACACATATTCCAGAACCACTTTTAATATATTACATCTCAATACATCCAAAACTAACTTCTATTTCCAGAAGACTAAAAATCTGATGACATCAGAATATAATTTTCCCACCACATGAGAAAATTCATGTTAAAATTTACCCAGAAACTGGTATAACAGTTCATATCTCCAGCCTTGGTGATCTTTACACTCAGTATATCAAATGCAGGTGGTCTGCAAATTCAGGGGGGTCATCTGACAGTAAAACAGCAACCTAACTGAATGGCTTTAGAGACTCTCCAAGGAACAGACATTGAATAAGAGACACAAAATTCTGTAGAAAATACAAAGAGACAGATGCCAGAGCTGTCTTATTAAAGACTGTGTTTAACAAATCAATACCTGAGTCATACCTAGCTCGTTCTGAAAGTCAACATACTGATAATATTCTACGTATTTGTTCTGACTGAAGAAATTTTTATAAACATGTCGTGCACCAAACAACCAAACATCACTGTCATCAGTGATTGTCCCAGAGGTCTGATCAGTAAGGTCCAATATTGCACACTGTGCCTCGGCCTCCATCGGAGCTTCGATATATGGAATGCCAAACAGCCggaggagctcctggaggatgGAAGGAAAACAGTTAGCAATTCATCTGAAAAGTTAACTTCTAATGCACTTGTGTTTGACTCAGAACTGCTAGATTCACACTTGGGAGCTATTTAATATTTGACAACAAACCTCAAACTTCCGGTGAAAAGTGCCAAGCTCAGTTAAGTCAAGGGGGAATCCCCACTCAACTCCTCTCAGGCAGACAGTGCCATATAAGTCAAGCACTACTTGAGCACACTTTTACCACACAGTTTGAGAACCTGCCATCTGAATTACACAAGCATACTGAAGTGTTTTTTTGCACAGCAAGGAGAAAACTCCATGCATTACAATTATGTGGGCTCTGTGAAACAAAAATGCAGGTTaaatataaaaagtaaaattttaaaaaatcatattaaaaaaaatttggtcATCATTTCATCTAACAAAGCAGTATGAAAGCATATGAGAAACACTCATATCAAGCAGGAAACAGTGGGAAGACTAATCAGTCCTTGGACAGTGTTTTGATATGCCTCTATTTTGATGCATTTTTGCTTTTATGGGATTCATTACACAACTTCAGTTAAATATCCTACACACACTAGGTTTAGAGGCTTGTGCTGGTACACAGGTCTGGATTATATTCTTCACTCAGATGGCTTTTGAGGCTTGACACAATCAGtctcaaaattttaaatttttattgcaATTAAGAACAAAAGCACAAGATCAAAAGACTTACAACTATAATTGAGTGCATATGTTTTGTAGTATTACATGCATGGCATGTAATACTACAAAAGCAATCTACtggccttaaaaaaaaatcaccagaaGAAACAAGCATGTGCAAATATTTAACCCAGATGAAATATCATTATAAAACTACTTAAACTGttctattaagaaaaaaaaaattacaggcaTTTACATATTTCTCAGAATTAATTTGTTAGCATAAGTTTATTAGAGACACTATCACTAAACTACTATATTATGGGTTTGCTAACCCAAACCTTGAAATACTGACACAGAAGTAACAGGCTTATGCTGGTGTTACTGGTGAGATTCTTTCAAATTGCTTACTCAGGGCATAAACTATACAGACTTCTTGTaattttttaaccttttaatCCCTAGGGATTAAACACACAGACTGCATCAATTCTTTGCTGCTGAACATAGCTTCCTAATATTTTCTGTTCGTTTTGCACCTTTCACAAGAACAGGCCAAAATCTAACTGGCCCAGACTTTAAAAGCTGGTGCTTAAAAGATATACTGATTTATCCATAATTATACTATTATATTATTACATTTACTTAAAATAGTTGGAATTCAAGATTACCTCAACactttcaatattttaaaacaagcaaactgaagaaaacaagctcctaagaggggaaaaaaggtgaCCTATAACCAAGCAAAATTACTGACAGCTTTTGACTAAATGACTGGGgtgaaggaaggaaacaaatcaaaatgaCTCAACAAATACTACCTGGCTTTCCAAGAACATCTGTCCTGTTACAGAAGCAGCAACacgttcctgctgctgtttttgagACTGAAGTGTattctgctcagcagaaaggTCCTTTTCTAATTCTTCTAGTTCTTCCTGAAAATATAAACCAAAGTTTTTACTATTTCAACAGTTCAGGTATACTTTGCATAAAGTCTCTAACTACAATTATTGTAGTAGTACATGTGCCATTAATTCACACTAGGAAGTTGTTAACAGCTACTCTAATGCAGCAAGTTGTAAGACCAGAGATGGTCTAGTCATGAATTTACCTTGAAGTTTTCCTCTGATTTTAGGGAGATTATAACTAACCATCTTTAAAGAAACATCAGTTCCCATACAATTAGACGGTTATGTGAGAAAGCAATGAAACAATAAGAAGCTGTTCAATAGTTTTCCTTAACTATTTGGAAACAAAGCACTCCGTTACAAgctcaaaacaaaaaacaatgtGTTACCAAACTGATGTCTTGCCACTCATCCACTGCACCTTTACTATCAGCTTCTGCTTCAACATTCTGAGTGTTTCCCAGCTGCACCTCATCAGACTCCTTCAGCAAGTCCAGTGTGCAAACATCAGGTCTGTCAGTCTCCACTTCTGCAAGTGTCGGCTCATCACCCTCTTTTTCATCATATTTAGTGGGAGACTCAGCCTCgttactgacctcagcatccaCTTCAATAAAGCTTCCTATCAAAGGAAAACAGAGACTTGTACACGCTTTTAACTCGGgcagtaacttttttttttcctatatgcaGCAGATAAATATAAGGATTGTGAAATTACATAAATCAAGTGGCTGACTGGTTAACAAACCAGTTCCATTTGATGTACACAACATGCTTTCCTGACTCTCTATATTCTATACTCAGGTTTCAATGATAAAATGTGACACCAAGGGGAAAAACACAGCTCAGATTTTCTTCTTGCCTGCTATATATGGGGGAGTGGATGCATTTTTAAGCATTTCTTACTAAGAGAAAAGCTTACCTTCATTGACTACAGATACACTATTATTCTACTTTGTTATCCTTTCACACAATCAAAAAACACATACCATCAGAATCACTGTCTTCGGACTGTGAGATCCCTTCTCTTTCTGCCTTGGGATCTCTTGCTTCTGGAAAAAATCTAGTATCCTCAGACACATTCTCCTCGGTTTGTGAAATTACTTCCTGTGTGTTTTCAGAAATTTTCaagttttccttatttttaaaaaggtctGTTGTTTCAATGTGAATCAAAGCATCTGTACTAGTTTGCACAATGGAACAGCTTGGATTCTGCAAACACAAATTCATATTCTTATCTCCCAGAGATTTTAAGTCCATTTTGgaaccatttttttctttgtcaaaGTCTTCTTTATCCTTTCTAGTATTGTTAACATAAGAATAATTTTCAGCTATGGATATACTGGTATCATTTGGTGAAATATGATTTTTGGAACCACTTTTTTCCTTGTCTACTTCTTCTGTGTCTTTTATAGTATTGTCAATAGAAGTTTCAGCTATGGATATACTGGTGTCCTTGGGTACAATATGATTTCCTGAatcattttcttctttgtctatatcttctctgccttttctaGTATTTCCAATAGCAGAATAATTTTCACCTCTGAATACACCTGTGTCTTTGGGTATAATATCACTTTTTTCCAACTCCTCACTCTTCTGTTTAGATTTAGCATTTTGCATAGTCACTTGGATTGATGACTGAATTGTAGCTGTAGGAATGTTTTTTCCCTCCTTAACTACAGGAATCTGCTCTTCCTCATCTGAGCTACTAAGCAGAAAATCCTTCCCTTCTGGTCTTACTGATAGCACTCCACCAGTTGTagcagttacaacttcctccCCTTTATCGTCTTCACTCAGAGCTTGCTGAA includes:
- the ERCC5 gene encoding DNA excision repair protein ERCC-5 isoform X1, whose product is MGVQGLWKLLECTGRPINPETLEGKILAVDISIWLNQAIKGARDRGGISVRNAHLLTLFHRLCKLLFFRIRPVFVFDGEAPLLKRQTLAKRRQRKEIAINDSRKTTEKLLKTLLKRHAIKTAIAGKSNEALPSITQVRREGIDDMYVLPALEDEEKNSSEEEEEKEWQMRMSQKQMLQEQLCENPYSIDIESEDFHKLPPEIKHEILTDIKELTKRRRTLFEAMPEDSNDFSQYQLRGLLKKSNLNRCIENVQKEMNQQHSGEIQTQYENEGGFVKEVESRRVVSEETSHYILIKGIQAKGAMSRDFETTAGPSSKMHELTKLNKINESPANAKQEDDNVVAAPPSPRTLLAIQAAMVESSSEEELDTGQLNREEEGSVSPRTLRAIQQALSEDDKGEEVVTATTGGVLSVRPEGKDFLLSSSDEEEQIPVVKEGKNIPTATIQSSIQVTMQNAKSKQKSEELEKSDIIPKDTGVFRGENYSAIGNTRKGREDIDKEENDSGNHIVPKDTSISIAETSIDNTIKDTEEVDKEKSGSKNHISPNDTSISIAENYSYVNNTRKDKEDFDKEKNGSKMDLKSLGDKNMNLCLQNPSCSIVQTSTDALIHIETTDLFKNKENLKISENTQEVISQTEENVSEDTRFFPEARDPKAEREGISQSEDSDSDGSFIEVDAEVSNEAESPTKYDEKEGDEPTLAEVETDRPDVCTLDLLKESDEVQLGNTQNVEAEADSKGAVDEWQDISLEELEELEKDLSAEQNTLQSQKQQQERVAASVTGQMFLESQELLRLFGIPYIEAPMEAEAQCAILDLTDQTSGTITDDSDVWLFGARHVYKNFFSQNKYVEYYQYVDFQNELGLDRSKLINLAYLLGSDYTEGIPNVGFVTAMEILNEFPGHGLEPLIKFAEWWNEAQKNKKVMPNPHDTKVKKKLRDLQLYSGFPNPAVAEAYLKPVVDESRGSFIWGKPDVEQIREFCKDHFGWTRTKIDGILLPVMKQLNLQQTQLRIDSFFRLEQHEKQAIKSQRLRRAVTCLKRKEKEADDEIQEAAAVTETELKQPGKRKGQGTTGGANQAAATKVQSGKRRKHSDSRKEFLYGGGFIGNLHLSETSSDSSVDESKGRDLGKSKRRKNTSATETADHKEKKGCSSSSGEDEDLGNVVMVTAKPVFEGRKKKSRSKRAIRKKMS
- the ERCC5 gene encoding DNA excision repair protein ERCC-5 isoform X2; translation: MGVQGLWKLLECTGRPINPETLEGKILAVDISIWLNQAIKGARDRGGISVRNAHLLTLFHRLCKLLFFRIRPVFVFDGEAPLLKRQTLAKRRQRKEIAINDSRKTTEKLLKTLLKRHAIKTAIAGKSNEALPSITQVRREGIDDMYVLPALEDEEKNSSEEEEEKEWQMRMSQKQMLQEQLCENPYSIDIESEDFHKLPPEIKHEILTDIKELTKRRRTLFEAMPEDSNDFSQYQLRGLLKKSNLNRCIENVQKEMNQQHSGEIQTQYENEGGFVKEVESRRVVSEETSHYILIKGIQAKGAMSRDFETTAGPSSKMHELTKLNKINESPANAKQEDDNVVAAPPSPRTLLAIQAAMVESSSEEELDTGQLNREEEGSVSPRTLRAIQQALSEDDKGEEVVTATTGGVLSVRPEGKDFLLSSSDEEEQIPVVKEGKNIPTATIQSSIQVTMQNAKSKQKSEELEKSDIIPKDTGVFRGENYSAIGNTRKGREDIDKEENDSGNHIVPKDTSISIAETSIDNTIKDTEEVDKEKSGSKNHISPNDTSISIAENYSYVNNTRKDKEDFDKEKNGSKMDLKSLGDKNMNLCLQNPSCSIVQTSTDALIHIETTDLFKNKENLKISENTQEVISQTEENVSEDTRFFPEARDPKAEREGISQSEDSDSDGSFIEVDAEVSNEAESPTKYDEKEGDEPTLAEVETDRPDVCTLDLLKESDEVQLGNTQNVEAEADSKGAVDEWQDISLEELEELEKDLSAEQNTLQSQKQQQERVAASVTGQMFLESQVLLRLFGIPYIEAPMEAEAQCAILDLTDQTSGTITDDSDVWLFGARHVYKNFFSQNKYVEYYQYVDFQNELGLDRSKLINLAYLLGSDYTEGIPNVGFVTAMEILNEFPGHGLEPLIKFAEWWNEAQKNKKVMPNPHDTKVKKKLRDLQLYSGFPNPAVAEAYLKPVVDESRGSFIWGKPDVEQIREFCKDHFGWTRTKIDGILLPVMKQLNLQQTQLRIDSFFRLEQHEKQAIKSQRLRRAVTCLKRKEKEADDEIQEAAAVTETELKQPGKRKGQGTTGGANQAAATKVQSGKRRKHSDSRKEFLYGGGFIGNLHLSETSSDSSVDESKGRDLGKSKRRKNTSATETADHKEKKGCSSSSGEDEDLGNVVMVTAKPVFEGRKKKSRSKRAIRKKMS
- the ERCC5 gene encoding DNA excision repair protein ERCC-5 isoform X3; translated protein: MGVQGLWKLLECTGRPINPETLEGKILAVDISIWLNQAIKGARDRGGISVRNAHLLTLFHRLCKLLFFRIRPVFVFDGEAPLLKRQTLAKRRQRKEIAINDSRKTTEKLLKTLLKRHAIKTAIAGKSNEALPSITQVRREGIDDMYVLPALEDEEKNSSEEEEEKEWQMRMSQKQMLQEQLCENPYSIDIESEDFHKLPPEIKHEILTDIKELTKRRRTLFEAMPEDSNDFSQYQLRGLLKKSNLNRCIENVQKEMNQQHSGEIQTQYENEGGFVKEVESRRVVSEETSHYILIKGIQAKGAMSRDFETTAGPSSKMHELTKLNKINESPANAKQEDDNVVAAPPSPRTLLAIQAAMVESSSEEELDTGQLNREEEGSVSPRTLRAIQQALSEDDKGEEVVTATTGGVLSVRPEGKDFLLSSSDEEEQIPVVKEGKNIPTATIQSSIQVTMQNAKSKQKSEELEKSDIIPKDTGVFRGENYSAIGNTRKGREDIDKEENDSGNHIVPKDTSISIAETSIDNTIKDTEEVDKEKSGSKNHISPNDTSISIAENYSYVNNTRKDKEDFDKEKNGSKMDLKSLGDKNMNLCLQNPSCSIVQTSTDALIHIETTDLFKNKENLKISENTQEVISQTEENVSEDTRFFPEARDPKAEREGISQSEDSDSDGSFIEVDAEVSNEAESPTKYDEKEGDEPTLAEVETDRPDVCTLDLLKESDEVQLGNTQNVEAEADSKGAVDEWQDISLEELEELEKDLSAEQNTLQSQKQQQERVAASVTGQMFLESQELLRLFGIPYIEAPMEAEAQCAILDLTDQTSGTITDDSDVWLFGARHVYKNFFSQNKYVEYYQYVDFQNELGLDRSKLINLAYLLGSDYTEGIPNVGFVTAMEILNEFPGHGLEPLIKFAEWWNEAQKNKKVMPNPHDTKVKKKLRDLQLYSGFPNPAVAEAYLKPVVDESRGSFIWGKPDVEQIREFCKDHFGWTRTKIDGILLPVMKQLNLQQVDWNILWKNLSLLGNVRDKVEDWLSLYKKPSCG